The Daphnia pulex isolate KAP4 chromosome 6, ASM2113471v1 genome contains the following window.
AAAAGTTTTGATTGTAAGAGCCTACAGCCTGCTAGACAAATTAGCAATTAGCAGAACAATTGAAGACCAAGGAGATTAACAGAATATTCAATTACCTTGTGTTAAGCTTTGGGGCTTGAAGAACctcaagcaaaaataaaaggcggaAATCCTGtaggaaaacaaacaagttaAATTTTGAGTCTGCAGGCCGAGGACAGGCACACTACACATGCAATGCTTTCATGCCTTTCCAGTTGATTAAGATGCTGGCTGTCCTTTACAAAAATCACTGCactaataattaattcaaagcATTAAAAATAGTCTAAGAAAAGTACCTTCATGGCATTTGCAGACTGCAGTAGACAGTAGGACTATAGGCATACTAGAGGATTAATCATAAAGAAATTTAGCACATAGATCTGGACCACTTTACCCCTTTAATTCTAACTGTTAATGGAAAAAGTCTAGTTTAGTGACCTAAATCTACACTCTTTTGCTACAGAACAACACCCCAACACTACACTACTACATTGGTAAACTACACTATCACACTAAATAAGCGCACTACATTACTGCATTACATCACTACACTACATCATAACACCAAATCACTATACACTCACAGTAAACATTACAGAAGCTACACGCAAAACCgacttttaaaacaattttacatGAACCTAAATCTTGATTTTACGATTCTTTACTTTAACCCTTAAGATAACTGATAAAGGAGACAAAAATTAACCATTTAGGCATTTACATTTACATCAAACCAATtgattttaacaaaattccaaagtctactaatttaaaaaaaatattgttataaATTCTTAACTGATGAAGAGAGGCAGACATAACAAATGTGCAActaatcaaattgattttaacaATATTCCCCAAGTTTTTTAACATGTACCTTTAACTAAAGAACAGGAATTGCCCACCACATTGCTGGACGAACAAGCTCatactgatttttttttctttttgttagaGGGGCGTTTTTTTGCgttgtcaatttttgtttaatacgCAAAGGTGGGAAGGGAGATCAACGGCAAACGAGAAAGCTATTTAagcaaaatattcaaatttatctCCCCCAGCCTCTTTTTCCAGAACTAGTAAATCGACTTCTTCGCCACCAACAGCGTTGCCTAGTGAGAATGTATTTGTTCCCATTTAGAATttcactggaaaaaaaaatcgaaataacaTATATTTCGACGACTGCAATTACTTCCccgggatttctttttttgcatttgaattttcaacttaaaaaatgtacatTGTTTGGAGTAATTGTAATTTAAAGGGGGGTAagtaaaatgttaaatttcgcTATTGTCAACATGGCAGGGCTGCAAATCGTCTGCTGATCACCCcccatttgatttttgatatTAGCGAGGTAAAGACCTCTTGTCTTGATTTGTTTAAAGTTGAATTCTAATTATATTCTTCTACTTTCTTGTTTCCTACAGTAGTTTAATAATTAGCTACACCAGTTTTCTTAGTAATTTTTCGGTAAAGTTGAATTGTGTCGGTCGTGGTGATGTGGTGTTGTGATTAGGTAGTGTAATGTAATTAAGTGTAAAATGTAGTGTTCAATCATCGATGTAGTGTGGTATTGTAGGGTGATACTGTTAGGTGATATTGTGATAGTGTGATGTTATGCCGCTGTGTTGTGGTGTTGTGCTGTAACAAAAGAGTGTAGATTTAGGTCACTAAACTAGACTTTTACCCTGTTAATCGCGAACTTAATTTAAACAAACCTTTCATTCATACTGCATCACTTTTTATCATCTACTACACTTTTGATGTTCAAGTTAGGAGAGACGAGACGATCAGACATCTTGTTATCGACATTTCTTCTACTGTCTTCGTAGACGCCGCTGCCagatgaaataaatgttttttcttgtaaatcCAAATGGCCGGTGAGCAGTGACCAGTGAGAGCAGATAAAGACCACGAAAGTCAGTATTTAAAGCAATGGTACAAACAATAGAACTAAATGGTAAATTTAGTAGAAACGTACGAAAAAGTTAATCTGCCTTGTAATTCGGGACTTGagctatttttcttcttaacgCTCTTTAATAGGTGAAACTTCGCTACGCAAGTATATCGAGGCAATAAATCGGGATAGATTCCCGATTTATTTGTCCGGATTGGTTAAGCCCTCGTCATTCTTGTGAATGTTAAACTTGCGTTTTAATGACCTACATCTACGTATTTCGTCGATGTACTACATAATTACGAGACATTACGCTAAAGGTAAGCAGTCTGACAAAATGCATTTCATGATTCTGAAACCAGAAATACAAACAATCgcaaacaatatttaaaaaataacgataaaCGTAGTTTTTGGATTCACTTACAGTCTTAGTTGACAAGAAATTCTGAAAAAGGTTGGAGTATTTAATTGTGATTCTGGGTGACATTCAGAGCTGACAGAATAGTGTGGAATTTATcgatttttattggatttttccTTTAGACTTGTCTAAACTTGTCTTCAAAATTTCCCGCGTCACGGGATTTTTCAGCATGTTCATTTTGtctaaagaaatgaaagaattaattaacaaatgtTCCTCTCACACTCGAATTTGTTTGCtttcattttaaagaaatagggaaatattATATTACTGATAATGGCACGTCTGCTGTCAGGATGAGAGCGATCGTTTCTAATTATGACCAAATCCCATTGTCCGTTAACGAAGCGACAATCAACGATGCGATGGTCTAGCTGTTGAATTACATCCGTCATGTCGATTGaggcaaaataaatttcttgatTATACGGACCAACCGCCTGCAATCCGGCAGTGTCAGTcctacacaaaagaaaaagaacaagtaaAAATGATGTTACATTTAGTAATGGAACTCACAGACAACTTACCCATTTGACCCTTTCTGAATTACAATACGAAAGACACAGTCATAATTCTCATCTTCTCTCCATCGTAATACATTTTTACAGCTGCCACCAACGTATTTCTAAAAAGGCAccaaattcgaaaaataagaaaaagttgctCTGCGATGAAAcagtaaaaatgatttaaccTGGTTCCGTGTGAAGAAGACAAAAGAGTGAAGTGGATATTTAAACCCATTTTCGAATTCTGTATCCAGAAAATCAGCTGAATTACAGTCCAGACATTCCACTATATCCAAATTGAAAACCTCGTTCTTAATGGATATCGTTTGGTGCTCGTCCACCGCATCCAATCTCGGCTCCATCACATTTTCCTTAATACAAAAAGGttgataaaagaatttttacgtGAGGAAGACGTAATGATAAATTACTTTGACAAAAGCGATGTGTTGGAAAACGCTCATTTTCGTGATGTCTTGACCGTTGCATCGGACAGCATCGCAGATGAAAAACGTCATTTTTCCGTCTTTATTTTCAGCATCCTTTTCCCTGGTTAAGATGCCGTCGAGCACAGTGTCGGTAATTGCTCGACCTTCGTTGGAGATGAATTGAACGGCGTGATCAGTGTCCACGCGGAGAATCTCTAACCAACCAAACGAAAACACCGACAAATTCAACTGCTCGTTAAACTGGCGACTtctcaaaataattataaatgaagccaaaattttacatttcaaatgaaatcaaaataaaaaaaacctatcAGAGCCAGTACTTTTAGTGAGAccaattgaaaatcttgacCCAGAGAGCAGTCACGATGATGACAACAACTCGTACACTTGTCCGTTCAAACGCATCTAGAGAAATCATAATAGAGCAAGTTTCACCTACCAGAAATGTGCTGCTGTCTCTGCATTGGAATTTGATGGTTTTTCTCCATCCCATCTTCTGGCGAGGTGCAAATGGAGGCGGTTGTTCTGTCCGCCGGCATCGCCATTCACGCATCCAGACAAACACCAGTGAACTAAAAATGGCGAAACAAATGTGATAAGACATATAAAGGGAAGTAACTGGGCTGATGTTAATTAAGGTTTGACGCCTTTTAACTTATTCTTAAAGATTAACCAAAGCTGAGTGCACTTGTAAATTGCAGTACCGTAAAATATCGACTGGACAACAACCGGTACTTggcaaaaaacaacaacaacaaaacttaGCCGTCCGCACAACAAAAGATATAAAGATGAGGCATTTTAACCGGCCATTTTAACGACAAAAAACATCCGCACTGGATCTCTTGAATTCCGCCTGCCTTCACTTTCATAGAAAGTCGATTCGTTGCGTCCGAGTCGCTCGAATGTATTTCAACGCAGGAAGAAGGGGAGGAATCCTTTCCCCCAATTCATCTTGGCTTTTCATTTGATGTTTGACGCCATTCCTAtaattcacacacacattcgTTGGGCGACGAAACGaaatttcgaaagaaaaaaaaaaggaagaagaagaagaagataaggAACGGAATGCCGATAAAGGTGAAAATggataaattaataaaaacaaatgtcgcGTCGAATTTGCATATTATAGCATTGCCTAACTATGAAGACAAATTATTCCGATAGGCGGCGCTCATCAGAATTGACAATgacttttcaaaagaagatcAAAGTCCAACTGACACagatttaaaagtaaaatgaattaattgagGAAAAACAAAGTCAACGTGATTTAAATGGATAATTGTTGGTAATAATGTGGCCATTACCATCATGCCAAACAATTAAGTTTGGCGAATGTATAAGTAAATCAAAAAGTGCGAAAACAGTCACAACTGGCGTTTGCTGACCGCAGTCACCCGGGCGAACCCTTGATAAAGGCTAGCGCTTCAATGATCAAGTTCAGTTTCGATTCACGCTCAATTAAAATCGAACCAGTCGACTGAGAACTTCAATTCCTTAAGATTCaacattgtttttaaatatgacTTCATCAGCTGAACGCCGGAAgcaaaaggagaaggaaaggAGAGCACGTCTCAGGAACCTTCTGCGCTTGAAAAAATTAGCCCTCAGCAGATTGACTCGTCAAGAAGAGAATCTGGCCGTTGAAACGTGCAAGCATTTGCACAGGTGTTTACTATTACTAAGGggtgaaatgaagaaatttctcaATTCCTGGGGATTGGCCCCGCGCAGAGACGAAGACACGTCCGCTATGCTCAAAACTTTGATCGAATACAACCAAATAATTCCaaactttatttctttgaccacaaatcaaatcaaaatcgacAAAGCAACTCTTCTACAGGCCGTTTATGCACGCAACGCAATTTGTCACGGCAATTTGCCGGCTGTCTTAAGAGAGCATCAATCCTTTTTGCTTGCGTGGATTCAAGTGGCGATAATGATAGGGGCCCACTCACTGGCCACCAGGTTCCGTCAAACTTTAAATCTATTAAATGACCCCTCACAGTCCGGCAAAAAGGCCTTCACCGTACCTCCTAACATCATATTCCAGAGCCTGGCATCGGAGCGCACCCGGAAATGGACCAAGACAAAAGAAGCGGCAGCAATAAGCCTAAACAGTCACCTGTTTGATGTCGTCGTCGAGGAATTGGGGCCTTCACTGAACcaatttataaaagaaaatcgcCTCCGTGACGATTGGTCGTCCGTTATGGATGTGTATAAAGATGGAAATCTCCTGCTAGACGACTGCAGTCCAGACACTTTCGTCGTGCCCCACGGAACCACAGACCACGAGGAATTGATAAACAGACTGGAGAAAGCTATGAACGGAAGACATGCCATATGTCACGACGAACACAGACACGTCATCGATAATTGGCCAACCTATCTCACTGACTTTGTGTTTTTGCTCACAGCGATCGATTGCCCCAGCGCCGCCACCCGCGTACAGGCCAAACTCGACTGGTTACTcgctgaaagagaaaaagggaacacAACACCATTACCGTCCTCTCAGTTGGCTTTCCACCGCCGATCACTTTCCGCTGGTAAGCCGCCGCAAGGAGGTCAATGGATCAGCCGAAATTCCCTGTGGCTCAAAAAGAGATCTCCACCTTCCATCATTGGAGCAGCGTACAGAAAGGTACTGAAAAGAATGACTAAGAAGACCATCATCTAAAATTCTAAATGAGCTTTCGcttatttttacagttttgaCGTTTCGTTCGTTGTCTCgtctttcaaatttcaatgtgcatttcataaaaacaaacaaacaaaaaaatacaaaaaacttTCGAAAAACTATCAGATCTTAACTTTAATGacttaacttaaaaaatagcTCATACCTTTAGACTTTGCATCGTGTTTCATCAACACTTTTGACGCAATTCGATGAGGCACAACCGGCACGACGATCGGACATTTTGCGATTTTGGTTTTGGAATTGCAAGTCTTTTCGGTCGACGCTGCTGCCAGATAGAATgttctttcttgaaattccAAATGACAGACTGGCCGGTGACTTGGTGAGGCTTCGGAGGCATAACTAACTAACCACCCGTAAAATTACGATCAAGATTCAGacgttcagaaaaaaatatttctgaagcaaattaaaaaaaacctacaaTGTTCAAAGTTCAATCCCTTTCATGGATGCATTAAAAACGCAGATCCCAATCACACACTTGAACAATATGGAAACCATGAACGTTGGCGGTGACtcgaaattgttttacaaaaacGGGAAAATTCACGGCACCAtaaacagggaaacccttttTCTCGTTTAACACGAAAACTAAGTCAAGTGTCGATCGCTTCTTGACTATATAATTTCAATCCGAGAAGCTCCACTTGCAATCCAAACAACCAACTCATATGACTCGAAtatcaagtaaaaaaaggcaCAAATTCCGCGGGTATAAACTTGAAAATACCGGAAGGGGAgaatggacaagaaaaaatgaataaaacaacacTGGTAATTTCCTATCGGCCTCGTGtctctcagcaaacaaaatcTCATTTCAAAGATTCATCGGTCATCCCGACTTTCAATGTCAGCACGTTGATATACTCGCAAACACTGGTCCCGTGTGAACTGGAAAAGAACTGtcactcttttatttctttttgcgaTTGTATAGAAACCCGCATACGTTTACTACGGCATGAATGGAAATCTCGTCGATAAATAGAACAAATGAGCAATAACAACTCGGCCGAAAAACATTTCCCCTTTCCGATTCTTCCTTCGtcgacaacaagaaaaatagaaaaacgtgaaacaaaaaacaaatgattccCATTCCCAAACTTGTCTTCACAGTTTTCCATGAAACGCATCATACTTTCAAGTCGGCAAACAAGAGCCCTCGATCCCACAAGTGACTGGGGCTCGCTTTCATCTTATCGAAACGTCACCAGTCACATTTCATAATATGCTTTCCTAGCCATCAACACACACTTTCCGAATCAAACGTAGCTACAGAAAGAGAATTTCAACGGCGTCCTACCTTGGAGGTGAATACTGGACGGCGGATCTGGGTGCTTCATCCGAAGTGAATCTTGTCGTTAGCAGAAATCTTGTGGAAATCAAAGTAGGGaatcctcgtgaatacaccgaCATTCACACGGATGTACACGAGGatagagaaaggaaaagatagAAGAGACTTGGTGTGTTCCTTGTCCATCAGCTAAATATCAAACGATCATGTCAATCAGAAGTGTAATTACAGACGCGACCTTCACTCACCGGGGCTAATACTTCATTGACGACAGCAATTTCAGGGAAGCTGGGTCACGATCAATTGCCAAACAAAATGTGTGGACTGCAGCCCCCGGCatgaaaacacaaaaggaaaacattccTCGTCGTCTCTTGAATGTTACAACGACATGCCATCCTCTTCCCTGTTGAATCCCCTTAGATAACAGAGTTGGGACTCTTCCAGAATTGGTTACTCGTTGGGACGTTCGGCAGTTGTTTCTATCATTGCCAGAGGTTAAAAGGATTAGAAGGGGAAGCTTATTCAAAGAATTAAACACTTATAACTATATAAATGTACCTCATAGCTTCTGACTTTCTGAATTGCTGCCAAAATCAATCAGCGATGGAAACAGCATCCTTAATGAGAAGGCAAGAATCTAAAAGTTTTCATTGTAGAGCCCCTGGTAGACAAATTAGCAATTAGCAGAACAATTGAAGACCAAGGAGATTAACAGAATATCTAATTACCTGGTGTTTAGCTTTGGGGCTTGAAGAACCTcatgcaaaaataaaaggcggaAATAATTCTGTATGAAAACATTTAGAGTTTGCAGGCTGAGGACAGGCACACTACACATGCAATGTTTTCCTGCCTTTCCAGTTGATTAAGATGCTGGGTGTCCTTTACAAGAGTCACTGCACTACCTAATAATTAAATTGCAGCATTAAAAATAGTCAAAGGACTTGAGGCATACTATAGAGGatttatcaaaaacaaatgttgCACAGGATTGGAccattttgccatttttttttctaactatCAATCACGaatttaatttgaacaaaCCTTGCATTCAAACTGCATCACGGTTTATCATCTACTACACTTTTGATGATGTTAGGTGCATGGCCATGGTTAGGTGAGACAAGACACAAGACGATCAGACATCTTGTTTTtgacatttcttcttcgtaaACGCCGCTGCCAGATAAATgttctttcttgaaaatcCAATGGCGGTGAGACCGTGAgaccagagctatagatacctggtcagttcatggctgtgttggcttccctatcccggtttcagggtaaacgtaagccgatttgggAAAATGGatgagcgcctctagtgagtgtgtgaGCTACTACGTGAAGCCAGCCAATCAGGAAGGGTctatgaaaaactcattggccaatcacagcttacttttctacaagaagtgaaaaacaataataaaaggtTTTCCAtaataaaaaggtagaaaTATCCAACTGTCAAACCTCTAAGTTTCAAGCCGAATTTATATTCGATTTTGAATAGCCGGTTGTTTTCGCACAATCCTAAATTAATTTGCCgtaatttataaaatgttgtACTATTTTCAATGAATGTTTTTACTTTCCAACTATTAGGCTCGTAACTTCAGCACCAGTTCATCATCCCAGCAGTTGGTGAAGGTAAATCATGTGAGTGTGGTACAGGTACATTTTAACCTAATTGTGTAATTGTTATAGGCTCCAGTCCAAGTTTTTGGGTTGTATGGTCGCTATGCCTCAGCACTCTACTCTGCTGCTTCCAAACAGAAATCTTTGGACAAAGTTGAAAGCGAGTTGAAGGACTTTCATGCAACTATCGCCAAAGATTCTCGTTTGGCAGAATTCATTGCCAACCCCACTTTGAAGAGATCACTTAAGAAAGATGCTCTTATTTCAGTTgccaagaaattgaaaatgagtgcTGTTACAGGCAACTTCCTtggtaagtttttcttttctattggtTTTCACTTTATTCTAATTGTTATTCATATGGCTATGATTACAGAACTCCTTGCTGAGAATGGAAGACTTAACAAATTGGATGTTGTCACTGGCCATTTCTTTAACATGATGGCTGCATTCAGAGGTTAAGTTGTATGTGAGGTCACCTCAGCcaaggtaaaatataaatctaaaaaaaattaaacaattacatgtttaaaaaaatctattcttATATCAAGGCCTTGGATGCTGCTACATTGAAAGAGGTTACTGCCGCTCTTTCTGGATTCTTGCAGAAAGGACAGTCTCAAGATTTCAACCAAGGTGGATCCCTCCATTGTTGGTGGACTTGTAGTTGTCCTTGGAGATCGCTACATCGACATGAGTTTGGCATCAAAGAT
Protein-coding sequences here:
- the LOC124195561 gene encoding mRNA-capping enzyme-like, which gives rise to MAMPADRTTASICTSPEDGMEKNHQIPMQRQQHISEILRVDTDHAVQFISNEGRAITDTVLDGILTREKDAENKDGKMTFFICDAVRCNGQDITKMSVFQHIAFVKENVMEPRLDAVDEHQTISIKNEVFNLDIVECLDCNSADFLDTEFENGFKYPLHSFVFFTRNQKYVGGSCKNVLRWREDENYDCVFRIVIQKGSNGTDTAGLQAVGPYNQEIYFASIDMTDVIQQLDHRIVDCRFVNGQWDLVIIRNDRSHPDSRRAIINKMNMLKNPVTREILKTSLDKSKGKIQ